A genomic window from Flavobacteriales bacterium includes:
- the pdhA gene encoding pyruvate dehydrogenase (acetyl-transferring) E1 component subunit alpha, translating into MAKKKFGKETYLNWYEEMLLWRKFEEKAGQLYIQQKIRGFCHLYIGQEAVLAGSVEATEEGDKFITAYRDHVHPIALGVPAKNIMAELFGKKTGIVKGKGGSMHMFSKEKHFFGGHGIVGGQIPLGAGIAFADKYRGEKHVTLTYMGDGAVRQGAFHEALNMAMTWKLPVIFIIENNNYAMGTSVERTSNVSDLYKLGHAYEMPSEAVDGMSVEAVYEAVKKAADRARKGDGPTLLEMKTYRYKGHSMSDPAKYRTKEEVENYKKQDPIQQVLDVIIKNKFASDEELEAINERVKDEVEECVKFSEESAFPEASELYEDVYTQADYPFIRE; encoded by the coding sequence ATGGCCAAAAAGAAATTTGGAAAAGAAACTTATCTGAACTGGTACGAAGAAATGCTGCTTTGGCGCAAGTTCGAGGAGAAAGCAGGTCAGCTATACATTCAGCAGAAAATCCGTGGATTCTGTCACTTGTATATTGGTCAAGAAGCGGTGTTAGCCGGAAGTGTGGAAGCGACCGAAGAAGGCGATAAGTTTATCACTGCGTATCGCGATCACGTACATCCAATTGCTCTGGGCGTGCCGGCCAAGAACATCATGGCCGAACTTTTCGGCAAGAAAACCGGCATCGTAAAAGGCAAAGGTGGATCGATGCACATGTTCTCAAAAGAGAAGCATTTCTTTGGCGGTCATGGTATTGTTGGTGGTCAGATTCCATTGGGAGCTGGAATTGCTTTTGCTGATAAATACCGTGGTGAAAAGCACGTAACACTTACTTACATGGGCGATGGTGCCGTGCGTCAAGGTGCGTTCCACGAAGCCTTGAACATGGCAATGACCTGGAAACTTCCGGTCATTTTCATTATTGAAAACAACAATTACGCAATGGGAACCTCCGTAGAACGGACTTCGAACGTAAGCGACCTTTACAAATTGGGCCATGCCTACGAAATGCCCAGCGAAGCCGTGGATGGAATGAGCGTTGAAGCGGTTTACGAAGCGGTAAAAAAAGCTGCCGACCGTGCTCGTAAGGGCGATGGACCTACATTGCTAGAGATGAAAACCTATCGGTATAAAGGTCATTCGATGTCTGATCCGGCCAAGTATAGAACCAAAGAAGAGGTTGAGAATTACAAGAAACAAGATCCGATTCAGCAAGTTCTGGATGTGATTATCAAAAACAAATTTGCATCAGACGAAGAGTTGGAAGCAATCAATGAACGTGTGAAAGACGAAGTGGAAGAATGCGTAAAATTCAGTGAAGAATCTGCATTTCCGGAAGCATCAGAGTTGTACGAGGATGTTTATACGCAGGCAGATTATCCGTTCATTAGAGAGTAA
- a CDS encoding four helix bundle protein codes for MAIQKFEDIIAWQKAQDLAVDVYETFRDIKDFSFRDQICRAAVSISNNVAEGFDRSSDADFSRFLYFSIASCSEVRSMTYLAEKLGYISEEKQTQLLKQSQEISKILRGLIKSINKH; via the coding sequence ATGGCCATCCAGAAGTTCGAGGACATTATTGCTTGGCAAAAAGCACAGGATTTAGCTGTTGATGTCTATGAAACCTTTCGAGACATTAAGGATTTCAGTTTTAGAGACCAGATTTGTCGTGCGGCAGTTTCAATATCCAATAATGTTGCTGAAGGCTTTGATAGAAGTTCAGATGCAGACTTCTCGCGCTTTCTGTACTTTTCAATCGCTTCATGCAGTGAAGTTCGGTCGATGACCTACTTAGCAGAAAAACTTGGATACATATCTGAAGAAAAACAAACACAGCTACTAAAACAATCTCAAGAAATATCGAAAATCCTTCGAGGATTGATAAAATCGATCAATAAGCATTAA
- a CDS encoding pyruvate dehydrogenase complex dihydrolipoamide acetyltransferase, which produces MAEVIRMPKLSDTMTEGVVAEWHKKVGDQVSSGELLAEIESDKATMEFESFFDGVLLYIGVQKGKAAVVDSILAILGEKGEDISELLNTESKPKPAAEDKKEEKKSEEPKQLTEEKPQQKAAPIAAQKPSTVTQFSSNGRVIASPLAKRLATDKGIDINLVPGSGDGGRVVRRDIEAFQLHGPSAVNAVESFHDEEVSQMRKTIARRLAESKFTAPHFYLTMKIDMDSMMDARDSINSVSKVKISFNDLVIKACAVALKQHPQVNAAWMGDYIRYNQHVHIGVAVAIPDGLLVPVVRFADTKRLSEISSEVKDFVLRANDKKLQPADWQGNTFTVSNLGMFGIDEFTAIINPPDSCIMAVGGIEEVPVVKNGQIVPGNVMKVTLSCDHRVVDGASGAKFLQAFKKLMENPVLLLGSYSI; this is translated from the coding sequence ATGGCAGAAGTGATAAGAATGCCCAAATTGAGCGACACCATGACTGAAGGCGTGGTGGCTGAATGGCATAAGAAAGTAGGCGATCAGGTTTCTTCGGGCGAGTTATTGGCCGAGATTGAATCGGACAAAGCCACAATGGAGTTCGAATCGTTCTTTGATGGTGTGCTTCTGTACATAGGGGTTCAAAAAGGAAAAGCGGCTGTGGTCGATTCCATCTTAGCCATTTTGGGCGAGAAGGGAGAAGATATTTCGGAGTTACTCAATACAGAATCGAAACCAAAACCCGCAGCTGAGGATAAAAAAGAGGAAAAGAAAAGCGAAGAGCCGAAACAGCTGACAGAGGAGAAACCTCAGCAAAAAGCAGCACCAATCGCTGCTCAAAAACCTTCCACAGTTACTCAATTCTCTTCGAACGGACGTGTAATTGCATCGCCATTGGCCAAAAGGCTAGCTACAGACAAGGGAATTGACATCAATTTAGTACCAGGTTCTGGAGATGGCGGAAGAGTTGTCAGGAGAGATATTGAAGCCTTTCAACTTCACGGTCCTTCTGCTGTCAATGCTGTCGAAAGCTTTCATGATGAAGAAGTTTCGCAGATGCGAAAAACCATTGCGCGAAGATTGGCTGAGAGTAAGTTCACTGCTCCGCATTTCTACTTGACAATGAAAATTGATATGGACTCGATGATGGATGCCCGCGATTCCATTAATAGCGTTTCCAAAGTCAAAATTTCATTTAACGACCTCGTCATCAAGGCATGTGCAGTGGCACTGAAACAACATCCTCAGGTGAATGCTGCTTGGATGGGTGATTACATCCGTTATAATCAACACGTTCATATTGGGGTTGCGGTTGCAATTCCAGATGGATTACTTGTTCCAGTGGTGCGATTTGCTGATACAAAACGACTTAGCGAAATCTCCAGTGAAGTGAAGGATTTTGTGCTTCGCGCCAACGATAAGAAACTTCAGCCTGCCGATTGGCAAGGAAATACCTTCACCGTTTCCAATCTTGGTATGTTCGGAATTGACGAGTTCACAGCCATCATCAATCCACCAGATAGTTGCATCATGGCAGTTGGCGGCATCGAAGAAGTTCCTGTGGTCAAAAACGGCCAAATCGTTCCAGGGAATGTGATGAAAGTGACACTTTCGTGCGATCATCGAGTAGTTGATGGTGCTTCTGGTGCCAAATTCCTGCAAGCCTTCAAAAAATTGATGGAAAATCCGGTGTTGCTGCTGGGTTCATATTCGATTTAA
- the recG gene encoding ATP-dependent DNA helicase RecG, with protein MKPFLETSIEFLAGVGSERAKLLREEFHIKTYGDLLQHFPFRYVDKTQFHQINTIESDETDIQLRGRITSVRLVGQGRAMRLVAEFTDGTGAIELVWFKGIKWVQPNLKQGVDYVVFGKPSNFKGKYNVVHPELETVESQQKKVATALQPVYPSTEKAKAKNLDSKGLSRLLNTLVPLLKGQGHIAEMYGAEFRQQQHLIPREEAFINVHFPKDNDTLRKALFRLKFDELFFIQLRLLKLKLINQNKFQGAVFSEVGEMVNRFYAECLPFDLTDAQKRVIREIRHDLGSGKQMSRLLQGDVGSGKTIVALMSMLLAVDNGYQAALMAPTEILAEQHFATISAFLKKLNLRIALLTGSTKTAERRILHEQLKTGEIHVLIGTHALIEDVVQFQKLGLVIVDEQHRFGVQQRAKLWLKGSNGEVPHMLIMTATPIPRTLAMTVYGDLDTSVIDQLPPGRKPIKTLHRFDSSRQKIFDFMRQEIALGRQIYVVYPLISESEKLDFKHLEDGYESIVRDFPQPQYQVSILHGKMKADQKEFEMQRFKEGKTHIMVSTTVIEVGVDVPNASVMVIESAERFGLSQLHQLRGRVGRGAEQSYCILMTGYALGQEARTRMETMVRTNDGFEIAEVDMKLRGPGDIQGTQQSGQPVFRISNLSKDGQILQAARTAAIDLLTDDPKLEKRENALTKHYLVQEMKDKPNWARVS; from the coding sequence GTGAAACCATTTCTCGAAACATCCATCGAATTTCTAGCTGGCGTTGGTTCAGAGCGCGCAAAATTGCTACGGGAAGAATTTCACATCAAAACCTATGGCGATCTGCTTCAGCATTTCCCATTCCGTTATGTCGATAAAACCCAGTTTCATCAGATAAATACCATAGAAAGCGATGAAACGGACATTCAGCTCCGTGGAAGAATCACTTCCGTTAGGCTTGTCGGGCAGGGTCGTGCCATGCGATTGGTGGCTGAATTCACCGATGGTACGGGCGCGATTGAGCTGGTTTGGTTCAAAGGCATAAAATGGGTGCAGCCAAACCTTAAACAAGGAGTTGATTACGTGGTTTTCGGAAAACCTAGCAATTTCAAGGGTAAGTACAATGTGGTTCATCCGGAGTTGGAAACGGTGGAATCACAGCAGAAAAAAGTGGCCACCGCGTTACAACCTGTTTACCCATCTACAGAAAAGGCGAAAGCCAAAAATCTCGATAGCAAAGGATTGTCGAGGTTGCTCAACACATTGGTGCCGCTACTGAAAGGCCAAGGTCACATTGCCGAAATGTATGGAGCAGAATTCCGCCAGCAACAGCATCTCATTCCGCGCGAAGAAGCATTTATAAATGTCCATTTCCCGAAGGATAATGACACGCTACGCAAGGCACTTTTTCGATTAAAATTTGATGAACTGTTCTTCATTCAACTTCGATTACTGAAGCTGAAACTCATCAATCAGAATAAATTCCAAGGAGCGGTTTTCAGCGAAGTAGGCGAAATGGTCAATCGGTTCTATGCCGAATGTCTGCCGTTTGATCTAACTGATGCACAGAAACGCGTGATCAGAGAAATTCGCCACGACCTTGGTTCTGGCAAACAGATGAGTCGATTGCTACAAGGAGATGTTGGAAGTGGAAAAACCATTGTGGCCTTAATGTCGATGCTATTGGCGGTTGACAACGGATATCAGGCTGCGCTGATGGCGCCAACTGAAATATTGGCCGAACAGCATTTCGCTACCATTTCGGCTTTCCTGAAAAAGCTGAATCTGCGGATTGCCTTGCTTACTGGTTCTACCAAAACAGCAGAACGAAGAATTCTTCACGAACAGCTCAAAACGGGAGAAATCCATGTGCTGATAGGAACACATGCCTTGATTGAAGATGTGGTTCAATTCCAAAAGCTAGGTCTTGTAATTGTAGATGAGCAGCACCGTTTCGGTGTTCAGCAACGGGCAAAATTGTGGCTGAAAGGAAGTAATGGCGAAGTCCCGCACATGCTTATCATGACGGCTACGCCTATTCCGCGCACCTTGGCCATGACCGTTTATGGTGATCTGGACACTTCCGTCATCGATCAACTCCCGCCTGGCCGAAAACCCATTAAAACCTTACACCGGTTTGATTCTTCGCGGCAGAAGATCTTCGATTTCATGCGTCAGGAAATTGCCCTCGGAAGACAGATCTACGTGGTTTATCCGCTGATCAGCGAAAGCGAAAAACTGGATTTTAAACACTTGGAGGACGGCTACGAAAGCATTGTCCGCGATTTTCCACAACCACAATATCAGGTCAGTATTCTGCACGGAAAAATGAAAGCCGACCAGAAGGAATTTGAAATGCAACGTTTTAAAGAAGGTAAAACGCATATCATGGTTTCCACCACGGTGATTGAGGTTGGTGTGGATGTTCCGAATGCATCCGTAATGGTGATTGAGAGTGCCGAGCGCTTTGGGTTATCGCAGTTGCATCAGCTTCGTGGTAGAGTTGGCCGAGGTGCCGAACAGAGTTATTGCATCCTGATGACAGGTTATGCATTAGGACAGGAAGCACGAACACGAATGGAAACCATGGTTAGAACAAACGATGGTTTTGAGATTGCGGAAGTTGACATGAAACTTCGTGGCCCGGGCGATATTCAGGGCACACAGCAAAGCGGACAGCCTGTGTTCAGAATTTCGAATTTGAGCAAAGACGGACAAATACTACAAGCGGCCAGAACAGCGGCCATTGATCTGCTGACAGACGACCCAAAACTGGAAAAGCGCGAAAATGCGTTGACCAAACATTATCTGGTTCAGGAGATGAAAGACAAGCCGAATTGGGCGCGGGTGTCCTAG
- a CDS encoding threonylcarbamoyl-AMP synthase, translating to MAEIGTDIHKAAQLLRSGKLVAIPTETVYGLAGNAFNEQAVLSIFDTKDRPHFDPLIVHSSGMRWVKEHVSEIPPLAERLMNEFWPGPLTLVLPKKPIIPDLVTSGLDNVAVRVPMHPMTKQLLEMLNFPLAAPSANPFGYVSPTTAQHVNDQLGDKIEYILDGGPTTVGLESTIIGFEEGKPIVYRLGGLSIDVIEESIGPVEVALNQSSDPKAPGMLKSHYAPGKPLYFGNPDQMFTQFEGKRIGFLGFKTRLEFLPPDRQLLLSPNSDLHEAAVNLFAFMRQFDKFPVDLILAEPLPEIGLGRAINDRLRRAAVNV from the coding sequence ATGGCCGAAATAGGAACCGACATACACAAAGCAGCTCAGCTTCTACGAAGCGGAAAGCTCGTTGCCATTCCTACCGAAACCGTTTATGGCCTGGCTGGAAATGCGTTTAACGAACAAGCTGTTCTTAGCATTTTCGACACCAAAGACAGACCACATTTCGATCCGCTTATTGTGCACAGTTCAGGAATGAGATGGGTAAAAGAGCACGTGTCCGAAATTCCACCACTAGCCGAAAGGCTCATGAACGAATTTTGGCCCGGTCCGCTCACATTGGTCTTGCCCAAAAAGCCGATCATTCCAGATCTTGTGACCTCAGGTTTAGATAACGTGGCAGTTCGCGTGCCCATGCATCCAATGACCAAACAATTGTTGGAAATGCTCAATTTCCCATTGGCGGCACCAAGTGCCAATCCTTTTGGATATGTGAGTCCGACCACAGCACAACACGTGAACGATCAATTGGGCGACAAGATCGAGTACATCTTGGATGGCGGTCCAACCACTGTTGGTCTGGAGAGCACCATCATTGGTTTTGAAGAGGGAAAACCAATAGTTTATCGCTTGGGCGGATTGAGTATTGATGTCATTGAAGAATCAATCGGTCCAGTAGAAGTGGCGCTCAATCAATCGTCCGACCCGAAAGCACCAGGCATGCTCAAAAGCCATTATGCACCCGGAAAGCCGCTTTACTTCGGAAATCCTGATCAAATGTTCACTCAATTTGAAGGGAAACGCATTGGCTTCTTAGGATTCAAAACCCGATTGGAGTTTCTACCACCAGATCGGCAGCTGCTGCTTTCGCCTAATAGCGACCTGCACGAAGCGGCCGTTAATCTTTTTGCCTTCATGCGGCAGTTCGATAAGTTTCCTGTAGACCTGATTCTAGCAGAACCGCTTCCGGAGATCGGATTGGGAAGAGCAATCAACGACCGATTGAGAAGGGCGGCAGTGAACGTCTAG
- a CDS encoding amino acid dehydrogenase: MKDLLKKYEEKSPEIVFEWNDRETEARGWVVINSLRGGAAGGGTRMRVGLDKDEVVSLAKTMEIKFTVSGPAIGGAKSGIDFDPKDPRKKGVLERWYKAVAPLLKNYYGTGGDMNVDEIHEVIPITESFGIWHPQEGIVNGHFDPTDAEKIRKIGQLRNGVSKVLEDPNYCPDGPTKYRVADMVTGFGVSESVKHFYSIFKKETLEGKRIIVQGWGNVASAAAMELAHAGAKIVGIIDRNGGLINEAGYGLEEVKDLFINHKIGNTLSIDGMLPFDEVNAKIWDVNADVFIPAAASRLVSADQLQRLVNAGLKTIASGANVPFADKEIFYGPIMSQADDQLSLIPDFIANCGMARVFAFLMSHEDKDLTDEAIFSDTSRTIYNALKKVHDKNPSLTNVSNTAFQLALEELMEHPQLQTTN, encoded by the coding sequence TTGAAAGACCTGCTGAAGAAATACGAGGAGAAAAGTCCTGAGATTGTTTTTGAATGGAACGATCGGGAAACTGAAGCGCGTGGTTGGGTGGTTATCAACTCATTGCGTGGCGGTGCTGCGGGAGGTGGAACACGGATGCGCGTTGGACTTGACAAGGACGAGGTGGTTTCGTTGGCCAAGACGATGGAGATCAAATTCACGGTGAGTGGACCTGCCATTGGCGGTGCCAAATCTGGGATTGATTTTGACCCGAAAGACCCGCGCAAAAAAGGCGTTTTGGAGCGCTGGTACAAAGCGGTTGCACCTCTTTTGAAAAACTACTACGGAACGGGTGGCGATATGAATGTGGATGAGATCCACGAGGTGATTCCGATTACGGAAAGCTTCGGGATCTGGCATCCGCAAGAAGGTATTGTGAACGGGCATTTTGACCCGACCGATGCTGAAAAGATCCGTAAGATCGGACAATTGAGAAACGGTGTTTCGAAGGTTTTGGAAGACCCGAATTATTGTCCTGACGGACCAACCAAATACCGCGTGGCGGATATGGTGACCGGATTTGGCGTGAGCGAATCGGTGAAGCATTTCTACTCCATTTTCAAGAAAGAAACGCTGGAAGGCAAGCGCATTATTGTGCAAGGTTGGGGAAATGTGGCTTCTGCAGCTGCTATGGAATTGGCACATGCTGGTGCTAAGATTGTGGGCATTATTGACAGAAACGGTGGATTGATAAACGAAGCCGGATACGGTCTGGAAGAAGTGAAAGACCTTTTCATCAATCACAAGATCGGAAACACGCTTTCGATTGATGGAATGCTCCCTTTTGATGAGGTGAATGCGAAGATCTGGGATGTGAATGCTGATGTTTTCATTCCTGCTGCTGCATCACGACTGGTTTCGGCCGATCAGTTGCAACGTTTGGTGAATGCTGGTTTGAAAACCATTGCCAGTGGCGCTAATGTTCCGTTTGCCGACAAGGAGATATTCTACGGTCCAATTATGAGTCAGGCTGATGATCAGTTGAGTCTGATTCCAGATTTTATTGCCAACTGCGGAATGGCACGTGTATTCGCCTTCCTGATGAGCCACGAGGATAAAGACCTGACGGACGAAGCCATCTTCAGCGATACATCCAGAACGATCTATAACGCCCTTAAAAAGGTTCACGATAAAAACCCATCATTAACAAACGTAAGTAACACGGCTTTTCAACTGGCGTTGGAAGAGCTGATGGAACACCCACAACTTCAAACCACCAACTAA
- the nhaD gene encoding sodium:proton antiporter NhaD, translating to MEALLLIIFVLGYLSITLEHSLKVDKLIPALAMMAFLWTVIAVAHVPVFEIEDGLVPTHMDEMLLHHLAKTAEILVFLLGAMTIVEITDHFNGFGAIKKFVKTKEKKVLLWIMGILAFILSAVIDNLTATIVLITILKKLVDKQEDRMWFAGLIIIGANAGGAWSPIGDVTTTMLWIGNKVSAAKLAEHLFLPSLLCMAVPTFIATLLPAFKGKLTVPAEDADEKPASLSMLLLGLGMIVFVPIFKTFTHLPPYIGMMLSLAVVAAVAEIKSHRAFTMSDAVSHHSPLHTSLTRIEMPSILFFLGILMAVAALESVGMIFEAGEAVRSVIPDDVFVLLLGVGSAIIDNVPLVAASMGMFQLPLDHHIWHFIAFSAGTGGSMLIIGSAAGVVAMGMEKIDFMWYVKNITWLATIGFLAGSGVFMLMVKFIFGI from the coding sequence ATGGAAGCACTATTACTCATAATTTTTGTTCTCGGCTATCTATCAATTACCCTTGAGCACTCGCTGAAAGTAGATAAACTCATTCCCGCATTGGCCATGATGGCTTTTCTGTGGACGGTGATCGCGGTGGCGCATGTTCCGGTCTTCGAAATTGAAGACGGTCTGGTTCCTACTCACATGGATGAAATGCTCTTGCATCACCTTGCAAAAACAGCCGAGATCCTTGTATTCCTACTAGGCGCCATGACCATTGTAGAAATAACCGATCATTTCAATGGTTTCGGAGCTATCAAGAAATTCGTAAAGACCAAAGAGAAGAAAGTCCTTCTGTGGATCATGGGTATTCTTGCCTTCATCCTTTCTGCCGTTATCGATAACCTTACAGCTACCATCGTACTCATCACCATCCTCAAAAAACTGGTCGACAAACAGGAAGACCGTATGTGGTTTGCAGGTCTCATCATCATTGGAGCAAATGCTGGTGGCGCATGGTCGCCAATTGGAGATGTTACCACAACCATGCTTTGGATCGGAAATAAAGTATCTGCCGCCAAATTGGCCGAGCACCTTTTCCTGCCTTCACTTTTGTGCATGGCTGTACCAACATTCATCGCCACATTACTTCCTGCATTCAAAGGAAAACTTACCGTTCCGGCAGAGGATGCTGACGAAAAACCAGCAAGTCTTTCCATGCTGCTTTTGGGCTTGGGAATGATCGTGTTCGTTCCAATATTCAAAACCTTCACGCACCTGCCTCCTTACATCGGAATGATGTTGTCGCTGGCCGTAGTTGCTGCTGTGGCCGAGATCAAAAGTCACCGTGCATTCACCATGTCAGATGCAGTGTCGCACCACAGCCCACTGCACACTTCGCTTACCCGCATCGAAATGCCAAGCATCCTCTTCTTCCTCGGAATTCTGATGGCCGTGGCAGCACTAGAAAGCGTTGGAATGATCTTCGAAGCAGGCGAAGCCGTACGTTCTGTCATTCCAGATGACGTGTTCGTACTACTTCTTGGTGTTGGCTCAGCCATCATCGATAACGTTCCGTTGGTAGCCGCCAGCATGGGCATGTTCCAACTTCCACTCGATCACCACATCTGGCATTTCATCGCATTCTCTGCCGGAACAGGCGGTAGCATGCTCATCATCGGTTCAGCCGCAGGAGTTGTGGCCATGGGAATGGAAAAGATCGACTTCATGTGGTACGTTAAGAACATCACATGGCTTGCAACCATCGGTTTCCTTGCCGGTTCAGGCGTGTTCATGCTGATGGTGAAATTCATATTCGGAATCTGA
- a CDS encoding MotA/TolQ/ExbB proton channel family protein, whose protein sequence is MFITSAMAQQTTMVPEEIGEEKTISIIELMTSGGLGGQIIMLSLLVLSFIAIYIFVERFLTIRKAGEEDAAFMSAIKDSIQRSDLAAAKALCLRTDSPVARMLEKGISRIGRPLGDISAAVENVGKLETYKLEKNLASLATISGAAPMIGFLGTVIGMILAFHEMAMAGGQVNVEMLAGGIYTAMTTTVAGLVVGIMAYLGYNVLVAKVESVVFKMEARSTEFIDLLHEPA, encoded by the coding sequence ATGTTCATTACATCGGCCATGGCCCAACAGACCACCATGGTGCCCGAGGAGATAGGCGAAGAAAAGACGATTTCGATCATTGAACTGATGACCTCCGGAGGCCTCGGTGGGCAGATCATCATGCTTTCACTGCTGGTTCTTTCTTTCATCGCCATCTACATTTTTGTAGAGCGTTTTCTCACTATCCGCAAAGCCGGAGAAGAAGATGCTGCATTCATGAGCGCTATAAAAGACAGCATCCAACGAAGCGACCTTGCCGCAGCAAAAGCACTTTGCCTCAGAACTGATAGTCCGGTAGCGCGCATGCTCGAAAAAGGTATCTCCAGAATTGGTCGTCCGCTCGGAGATATTTCTGCAGCAGTTGAGAATGTGGGCAAGTTGGAAACCTACAAACTAGAGAAGAATTTGGCTTCGCTGGCAACCATTTCGGGTGCTGCGCCAATGATCGGATTCCTTGGTACCGTTATCGGAATGATCCTGGCCTTTCACGAAATGGCCATGGCCGGAGGACAGGTCAATGTGGAAATGCTTGCTGGCGGAATTTATACTGCTATGACCACAACAGTTGCGGGTCTCGTGGTTGGTATCATGGCTTATTTGGGCTACAACGTATTGGTGGCCAAAGTAGAAAGCGTGGTTTTCAAAATGGAAGCACGCTCTACCGAATTCATCGACCTACTTCACGAACCGGCTTAG
- a CDS encoding biopolymer transporter ExbD, translating to MGLKTRNKVSPNFNMSSMTDIVFLLLIFFMLTSTLVTTNALDLVLPSSKSKSVKKQTVSVSIDKDLIHYVDQDKVDPAFMESMINQRLATAEDKVIVLRVEKGVPIEYAVKVMDIAYQNQYKIVLATKPE from the coding sequence ATGGGTCTTAAAACAAGAAATAAGGTCAGTCCGAACTTCAACATGTCGTCTATGACAGACATCGTATTCCTGTTGTTGATCTTCTTCATGCTTACGTCCACGTTGGTCACAACCAATGCATTGGATCTTGTGCTTCCAAGCAGCAAATCCAAGTCGGTAAAAAAGCAGACTGTTTCTGTTTCCATCGATAAAGACCTTATCCATTATGTTGATCAAGATAAAGTTGACCCTGCATTTATGGAATCGATGATCAATCAGCGTCTAGCAACTGCCGAAGACAAAGTGATTGTTCTTCGAGTAGAAAAAGGTGTGCCGATAGAGTATGCGGTGAAGGTGATGGACATTGCCTATCAGAATCAATACAAGATCGTGCTGGCCACAAAGCCTGAGTAA
- a CDS encoding bifunctional folylpolyglutamate synthase/dihydrofolate synthase has protein sequence MNYAETLDYLFSQLPMYQRQGAAAFKKDLTNTLALCELLDDPQHKFKSVHIAGTNGKGSVSHMLASVFQTAGYKVGLYTSPHLKDFRERIKINGEMIAEESVVEFVAEHQSDFERIKPSFFEMTVALAFHHFANNEVDIAIVETGLGGRLDSTNVITPELSIITNIGYDHQQFLGETLPEIAGEKAGIIKPKVPVVVGEFQQEVAEVFQNKARETNSRLRFANREWEIRNAELLSNAVDDYSLKLSVRHYDGLELEVEGQLTGPHQRKNLLTVLESVRTLSEIGWNVTREHFKDGVKTVIDRTGLLGRWQILQRDPLVICDTGHNTEGLLPNLERLLSNRLPEQIHFVWGMVNDKDVSKTLQMLPSKANYYFCKPDVPRGLDVSILTEKAKELGFHFSSFLSVSQALEAAKRVAKSDEIVYVGGSTFVVAEVV, from the coding sequence ATGAACTACGCGGAGACGCTGGATTATCTGTTCAGCCAATTGCCCATGTATCAGCGGCAAGGCGCTGCAGCTTTCAAAAAAGACCTTACCAATACACTTGCGCTCTGCGAATTGCTGGATGATCCTCAGCACAAATTCAAAAGTGTTCATATCGCTGGAACCAATGGAAAAGGCTCGGTCAGTCACATGCTGGCATCCGTTTTTCAAACTGCTGGTTACAAAGTTGGGTTGTACACTTCCCCTCATCTGAAGGACTTCCGCGAACGCATCAAAATCAATGGCGAGATGATCGCTGAGGAATCGGTAGTAGAATTTGTGGCAGAACATCAATCTGATTTCGAACGGATAAAACCTTCTTTCTTCGAAATGACCGTTGCACTGGCGTTCCATCATTTCGCCAACAATGAAGTTGATATCGCCATTGTTGAAACGGGTTTGGGCGGAAGATTGGACAGCACGAACGTCATCACTCCAGAACTTTCTATCATTACCAATATCGGTTACGACCACCAGCAATTCTTAGGCGAAACACTACCAGAGATTGCAGGAGAGAAAGCAGGAATCATCAAACCCAAGGTTCCAGTTGTAGTTGGCGAGTTTCAGCAAGAAGTGGCTGAGGTTTTTCAGAACAAAGCGAGAGAAACCAATAGCCGTTTACGTTTCGCCAACCGCGAATGGGAGATCCGCAATGCAGAATTACTCTCGAATGCTGTGGACGATTATTCACTGAAGTTGAGCGTTCGGCACTACGATGGCTTGGAGCTGGAAGTTGAAGGCCAATTGACAGGGCCGCATCAACGCAAGAACCTACTCACTGTTTTGGAATCGGTAAGAACCCTCAGCGAAATAGGCTGGAACGTGACCCGTGAGCACTTTAAAGATGGCGTAAAGACCGTGATTGACCGAACAGGCCTTCTGGGACGCTGGCAGATACTTCAACGCGATCCATTGGTCATCTGCGACACTGGCCACAACACCGAAGGATTGCTTCCGAATTTGGAAAGATTGCTTTCCAACCGCTTACCAGAACAAATTCATTTCGTTTGGGGAATGGTAAATGACAAGGACGTATCTAAAACACTCCAAATGCTTCCTTCAAAAGCAAACTACTATTTCTGTAAACCAGATGTTCCAAGAGGATTGGATGTTTCGATTCTCACAGAAAAAGCCAAAGAACTTGGATTTCATTTTAGTTCATTCCTATCCGTTTCACAAGCACTTGAAGCTGCAAAACGTGTCGCCAAGTCAGACGAAATCGTCTATGTTGGAGGCAGCACATTTGTGGTTGCAGAAGTTGTTTGA